The Geotrypetes seraphini chromosome 2, aGeoSer1.1, whole genome shotgun sequence genome contains the following window.
GGTtactctcccctctccctctcccctgaaagtagggttaccagatgtctgggaaaacccagccatgtcctctttttagaggactatccgggtgcctggacggactttccaaaatctggcagttttgtctgggttttggaaagctccgcCATGtccggagggcctctgagcatgcacggataacGTCACATGCATCCACGTATGCTCTGAGATCCTTCAGACCCGACGGAAAAGAAGATATGAGACTGGCTGGGGGCGGGcttggaggcagaatggggcggggccatgcaaCTGGGATTTTACAGCTTTAGATATGGAAACTTAActgaaagtgaaactggaaaGAATTACCAGGCCTACAAGGTATTATAGGCATTCAGAAAGCAAGTATGATTAGTAACCTGGTGATTAGTGTAGTGGGCTCTTTAACtcaattttttaaattgtgaacCTTATAGAAACCAAATATActtactgtacctaaatatataagCCACCTGCAAGCTTGAAGGTTTTTTGTGTACATTGAGGTTTAATAGGTGTTTTTCTGTTCCTGTAGGGCTCACAATTccaaaataaaaaagttaaagtGGAAGTTGAACCAGGGTTTCTTGttttaaagtccactgcactaaccactcaTGCTACCTATCTGCTCAGTCTGGATATAtgtatggccatttttctcaaaatgATGCCTGACAGACATCCCTATCCTTGGTTTTCTGCCATACATGTTGGATATTTCATTTTGAAAAATGGCTATTCATTTCTCAGCACAAAAATATCCAGCCATTTTTGAACAGAAAATCTAGATATTTTCcctgtttgaaaatggctgtgagctagaaattatttttttttaacattatgaGCAAGACATCCCGattctgacttggacattttttttaaatgtctctctATGCTAGTTACAATGTCAGCACAATACATATTAAACAACTTAATAGACAGCACAGGGAGTAAGCAGTAGTGAAgcatatagaccaggggtgtcaaagtccctcctcgagggccgcattctagtcgggttttcaagatccccccaatgaatatgcatgagatctatttgcatgcactgctttcattgtatgctaatagatctcatgcatattcattggggaaatgctgaaaacccgattggattgcgaccctcgaggagggactttgacacccctgatatgaTAATGCAACAGTagttaaatagaaaataaaggtGACTAAGAAAAATTGCACATGAAGTCATAAAAGGTTTGTGAAAATGATCTCAGCTAGAATAGGAGTGGATAAGCAAGACCTGCTCGAGTATGTGCAGCTGGTTTTAGTCCTTGGGTGTGTGATAGCTAGGTCAGGGGTTGGCAATTCCGGtacttgagagctggagccaggccaggttttcaggatatccacaatgaatatgtatgagatggatttgtatgcactgcctccttgagatgcaaatctatctcatgcatatttattgtagatattctgaatacctgatctggctccggctctcgaggaccagaattgcctacccctgagctaagTGGTTGCTTCTTCCTTTAAAGTCTTGCAGGGAACGAGCTAAGGTTTCACCTaattcctgaagtagagatactCTTGCGTTAAACAAAGCCTTTCTAGAAGTATGTTCCAAAGTGCGGGGTTGTGCTTTACCTTGGAGAGGAATCAGTCTGCCTTCTCATGTATGAGTTCTTCAATAATGCAATTTTATCCCAGTCATGTGGGGAATTTTGTTCACCATTTTACTTTCTTCTTGGTTGCAGGCATTCTACTAATCTTGGTATTAACGGAAGAACTGGCATTCACTGGTAAAGAACAAACTCCTAGCTCCCCACTCCAGGCCTTCCAAACAGACACCACCACCACAAGCACCATGGTAATGCCTAGACAGAGAGGCCATCCAACCATGGATCCCTCCCCAAAAGGCACTCATGTAGATCTTCAAACTGCAAGCTCAATGAGGAGAGAGGTTTCTTCATTCTACCAACAGCAAATCAGCAATGGCACAGATCACAGAGTTAGGCCGGACATGTACCACATCTCCAATCACAGCTCTTCACCTTCAGCAGCAATGTATACCACAGGGCATACATTTCATATTTACAAAGGCAATGCTGTCCCAACTAGTGAATCACAGAGTGCTATGGAAGAGCTCCAGGCGCCCTTTCCAATTAGGACTCAGCTCAAGGCTGCAGGTGGTAATGATGGTCAAAGGATCCTGGTGCCATCTTCAACCAGCTTGGACTTTCTCCTGCGTAGAGATGTCTTGCAAGGCCTTAAACAATCAGCAGAACAGGGCACAACACAGATTATACCAGGCCATTGGTCACAGACAGCGGATTTTAACACTCCAATCCAAGAGGCATCAAACAATGTTAAAACCCCATTGGTGCCTTTCCAACCCACCTCTTATCAaccatggaaaatgctgaacaacAATGCCTCTTTGGTGAATTTAAACCCAGATAAAACCAGATTCTCTTTAACAAGTCCAGATCCAGGGGTAGAAACAGCATCAGCTCTAACTGTCCCGGTTCAGACTTCCCTGCAGGCTGATAAATCTTCTCTTGGCAGTGTAGGAATGCCTACTGGGACTCTTACAAAACAACATTACAGAGTTAATAGTACAACCTTACAAAACCAGGGACCTACAGTATCTACagcacctacaatcaggacacccaACTCCATAACAACAGTTGGCTCTACAGCAACAGGAAATTTCCTCAACAGACTGGTGCCAGCAGGAACCTGGAAGCCTGGTACGGTAGGAAATATCTCTCATGTCACTGAAGGGGACTCAAGCCAGCACAGAGCAACCATCTGTCTCAGCAAGGTGGACATTGTCTGGATCATCCTGGCGATCAGTGTTCCCATATCTTCTTGTTGTAAGTTAATGGTTTGTTTTTCTTTGCCTATTGAGGTTGACCGCTAACCTGACAGAATTTGCTTCATTTAGCTATTACGGAATGTGCTTTCGGAGGTGTGACGCCAAAGGTTGCGATATTCAAGGACGTAGTCAGTGCCACAACATTCAGCTAAAGTATAGCTTGTGGGTATTTCTGGTGGGGGAAGAGAGCTGAAAAGCAAAAATGCCAAGTTACCTAGTTCCAGGCTGGAAATTTTTGGCCTGTCCTGGTTTTGAATGTACAATCCAAAGTAGTGTGgaatttgtagtgcctgatcctgctcattgaaatcagtgctgcgaTGGGGCGGTCATAAATCCAGGACTAGCCataaatctccagcctggaactgagtaacttggcatctctgggaaAGCAGAAAGTTGAAAATAGGGGAGATAGAATTGGGGACAAAGATGTGTCCATCCTGGAAAGAGGGCAGAAAAACCtggggtggggtagggtgggAAGGAGTCAGGCAAATGTGAGGAGGGGAAATTACAGGGAAGGGTCGAGCCTCAGGAGGGTGTTGGTGGAAGCAAGTGTCAGGCCTTATGATGGGGGGAATCCTGAACAAAAAATTACAGATGAAATATACAGGATTTAAAATAATTGTGcatataatctataataataaaacccttagcacgcatgcacacttgaaactccatgcctccatgcctccgcatgcgcagtagaatagAACCACCGAGCAAGGGAAGTGTCTCAGTGCAGTGGCAGCAGGAACTGCCGAGCAGAGAAGCGTCTCAgcgcagtggcagcagtcctgacctccctttcccaaagcagcagtggcagcactgtaaacatATGCGGATGTgggtagaggaaaggccctgtcagggctggccgcgaacagcctgtttacagcgctgccactgctggcaggattactgctgctgctactgttttggggcacagagggagggaagaggggttgGTAGGTCAGGACCGCTgttgccgcctcgggtaagtaatggGGTCCAGGAGGTCAGACCCATGCGGGGGGAGTGAGGGCAGGCTTGTGGGGGCGGTggaccaggtgtgtgtgtgtgtatgtagggTCCATCAGAgtgaagggctggggaggggcagcttgcccaaagattcagttcagtggccagggaggaggtaggtggggaagtCAGGAGCTGGAGAAAGTGGTCTGAGGATACTATTGGGGGTAgggtttgaattggtgcaggctTTGGTGTTGGGGTGCGGTTGGGTGAAGAGGGTTAAAGTGGCAGAggttggaatggggagggggagagttgcagtaccatggggaagggcaggggagaAACGAGAGAGAAATTGGTCCTGAGgtggggtacaagagaaagggtaaaaaaggaagagaaactGGGTAGGGGTGGAATATAGGGAcaggaagaatggccttggaggcaatggaaggaaggatagataggaatggagctgggacagaaagggtgataaatgcagtggaggatcgATGAAGGcaaaaagggtacagaggactaaggaaatggtgatggATAGCGCCGGGAgccaatagaagaaagaaagacagacagacagggggcag
Protein-coding sequences here:
- the TMEM108 gene encoding transmembrane protein 108, translating into MKKSSQALCCQLFSILLILVLTEELAFTGKEQTPSSPLQAFQTDTTTTSTMVMPRQRGHPTMDPSPKGTHVDLQTASSMRREVSSFYQQQISNGTDHRVRPDMYHISNHSSSPSAAMYTTGHTFHIYKGNAVPTSESQSAMEELQAPFPIRTQLKAAGGNDGQRILVPSSTSLDFLLRRDVLQGLKQSAEQGTTQIIPGHWSQTADFNTPIQEASNNVKTPLVPFQPTSYQPWKMLNNNASLVNLNPDKTRFSLTSPDPGVETASALTVPVQTSLQADKSSLGSVGMPTGTLTKQHYRVNSTTLQNQGPTVSTAPTIRTPNSITTVGSTATGNFLNRLVPAGTWKPGTVGNISHVTEGDSSQHRATICLSKVDIVWIILAISVPISSCSVLLTVCCMRRKKKTSNPENNLSYWNNAITMDYFNRHAVDLPREIQSLGTSEDHLSEPRSPANGDYRDSGMVLVNPFCQETLFAGNEHVSEI